Proteins encoded by one window of Mustela erminea isolate mMusErm1 chromosome 7, mMusErm1.Pri, whole genome shotgun sequence:
- the SPO11 gene encoding meiotic recombination protein SPO11 isoform X2 has protein sequence MAFAPMGPEASFFEVLDQHRASLLAALRRGGGEPAGRGTRLASSSEVLGSIESVIQGIITSVARNEAPAFTIDNRSSWENIKFEDSVGLQMASHCTTRKIKSDSLKSVKKFALILKILSMIYKLVQSNTYATKRDIYYTDSQLFGNQTVVDNIINDISCMLKMPRISLHILSTSKGLIAGNLRYLEEDGTRVHCTCGSTAVAVPSNIQGIRNAKFLLIVEKDATFQRLLDDSFCNRMSPCIMVTGKGVPDLNTRLLVKKLWDTFHIPVFALVDADPHGIEIMCIYKYGSMAMSFEAHNLTVPAIRWLGLLPSDIKRLNIPRDTLIPLTKQDQMKLESVLKRPYVTCQPFWRKEMEIMADSKLKAEIQALTFLSSDYLSRVYLPNKLKFGGWI, from the exons ATGGCCTTTGCGCCCATGGGGCCTGAGGCCTCGTTCTTCGAGGTTTTGGACCAGCACAGGGCTTCCCTGCTGGCCGCCCTGAGGAGAGGCGGTGGGGAGCCTGCGGGCAGGGGGACGCGCCTGGCCTCGAG ttctgagGTTCTTGGATCTATAGAAAGTGTTATCCAGGGCATCATCACAAGCGTGGCAAGGAATGAAGCACCTGCATTCACCATAGACAACAGATCAAGCTGGGAAAATATAAA GTTTGAAGATTCTGTGGGTCTTCAGATGGCATCTCATTGTACCACGAGAAAAATCAAAAGCGATTCactaaaatcagttaaaaaatttg CcctaattcttaaaatattgtcAATGATTTATAAATTAGTACAGAGCAACACTTATGCAACCAAAAG AGACATATATTATACTGACAGCCAACTCTTCGGTAACCAGACTGTCGTGGACAATATTATCAATGACATTTCTTGTATGTTAAAAATGCCAAGGATAAGTCTACATATA ttatctACATCAAAAGGTTTAATCGCTGGCAACTTAAGGTATCTGGAGGAAGACGGCACCAGAGTGCACTGTACCTGTGGTTCCACA GCTGTTGCTGTGCCATCTAATATTCAAGGAATTCGAA ATGCAAAATTTCTATTAATTGTAGAAAAAGATGCTACATTTCAGCGACTCCTGGATGACAGCTTTTGCAACAGAATGTCCCCATGCATCATGGTTACG GGAAAGGGGGTACCTGACCTGAACACAAGACTTTTGGTCAAGAAGCTGTGGGATACATTTCATATTCCTGTTTTCGCTCTTGTCGACGCCGATCCACACG GCATAGAAATAATGTGCATCTACAAGTATGGATCTATG GCGATGTCTTTTGAGGCCCATAATCTCACAGTTCCAGCTATTAGGTGGCTTGGTCTCCTCCCTTCTGATATTAAACG gttAAATATACCTAGAGATACTTTAATTCCGCTGACAAAACAGGACCAGATGAAACTTGAAAGTGTCCTGAAAAGACCTTATGTTACTTGCCAACCATTTTGGAGAAAAGAA ATGGAGATAATGGCAGACtctaaactgaaggcagaaatTCAAGCTTTGACCTTCCTATCATCAGATTATCTTTCCAGAGTGTACCTACCcaacaaattaaaatttggaggatggatataa
- the SPO11 gene encoding meiotic recombination protein SPO11 isoform X1, whose protein sequence is MAFAPMGPEASFFEVLDQHRASLLAALRRGGGEPAGRGTRLASSSEVLGSIESVIQGIITSVARNEAPAFTIDNRSSWENIKFEDSVGLQMASHCTTRKIKSDSLKSVKKFALILKILSMIYKLVQSNTYATKRDIYYTDSQLFGNQTVVDNIINDISCMLKMPRISLHILSTSKGLIAGNLRYLEEDGTRVHCTCGSTAVAVPSNIQGIRNLITDAKFLLIVEKDATFQRLLDDSFCNRMSPCIMVTGKGVPDLNTRLLVKKLWDTFHIPVFALVDADPHGIEIMCIYKYGSMAMSFEAHNLTVPAIRWLGLLPSDIKRLNIPRDTLIPLTKQDQMKLESVLKRPYVTCQPFWRKEMEIMADSKLKAEIQALTFLSSDYLSRVYLPNKLKFGGWI, encoded by the exons ATGGCCTTTGCGCCCATGGGGCCTGAGGCCTCGTTCTTCGAGGTTTTGGACCAGCACAGGGCTTCCCTGCTGGCCGCCCTGAGGAGAGGCGGTGGGGAGCCTGCGGGCAGGGGGACGCGCCTGGCCTCGAG ttctgagGTTCTTGGATCTATAGAAAGTGTTATCCAGGGCATCATCACAAGCGTGGCAAGGAATGAAGCACCTGCATTCACCATAGACAACAGATCAAGCTGGGAAAATATAAA GTTTGAAGATTCTGTGGGTCTTCAGATGGCATCTCATTGTACCACGAGAAAAATCAAAAGCGATTCactaaaatcagttaaaaaatttg CcctaattcttaaaatattgtcAATGATTTATAAATTAGTACAGAGCAACACTTATGCAACCAAAAG AGACATATATTATACTGACAGCCAACTCTTCGGTAACCAGACTGTCGTGGACAATATTATCAATGACATTTCTTGTATGTTAAAAATGCCAAGGATAAGTCTACATATA ttatctACATCAAAAGGTTTAATCGCTGGCAACTTAAGGTATCTGGAGGAAGACGGCACCAGAGTGCACTGTACCTGTGGTTCCACA GCTGTTGCTGTGCCATCTAATATTCAAGGAATTCGAA ATTTAATTACAGATGCAAAATTTCTATTAATTGTAGAAAAAGATGCTACATTTCAGCGACTCCTGGATGACAGCTTTTGCAACAGAATGTCCCCATGCATCATGGTTACG GGAAAGGGGGTACCTGACCTGAACACAAGACTTTTGGTCAAGAAGCTGTGGGATACATTTCATATTCCTGTTTTCGCTCTTGTCGACGCCGATCCACACG GCATAGAAATAATGTGCATCTACAAGTATGGATCTATG GCGATGTCTTTTGAGGCCCATAATCTCACAGTTCCAGCTATTAGGTGGCTTGGTCTCCTCCCTTCTGATATTAAACG gttAAATATACCTAGAGATACTTTAATTCCGCTGACAAAACAGGACCAGATGAAACTTGAAAGTGTCCTGAAAAGACCTTATGTTACTTGCCAACCATTTTGGAGAAAAGAA ATGGAGATAATGGCAGACtctaaactgaaggcagaaatTCAAGCTTTGACCTTCCTATCATCAGATTATCTTTCCAGAGTGTACCTACCcaacaaattaaaatttggaggatggatataa